Below is a genomic region from Candidatus Epulonipiscium sp..
TCTTTTACCCTAGCTTGGAAATTTAGATTGTCTCTACTAGGGCCCATCATCACAAGACCTTCCCCGTCTTCAATCCGTATAAATTGATCAAGATCGGAATGGACCTCTAACCCTATATCTTCTCCAACATCGATACTCATTAACGTTACTTGCAAATGATTACCGGTCCATAAAGCAGTTCTAAAGGTATCATTTTCCTCAGTAGCATCTTCGATATCCACCACAAAGGGCTCAGGACCATAATCCCTTAAATGGATTCTGGAAAAGTCCTTATTATAATCATATTCTGCCCCATTATAAAATGGATACAGAAACTGACTTTCCATTGGCTGTTTAGGCCAGGTGGGGTAAGGACTGTTGCCGTAATACATATTATTGGGGTTATACATGGATGCATTTCCGTAGTAAGGATAACCAT
It encodes:
- a CDS encoding cupin domain-containing protein; this encodes MRFMNNGYPYYGNASMYNPNNMYYGNSPYPTWPKQPMESQFLYPFYNGAEYDYNKDFSRIHLRDYGPEPFVVDIEDATEENDTFRTALWTGNHLQVTLMSIDVGEDIGLEVHSDLDQFIRIEDGEGLVMMGPSRDNLNFQARVKDDYAFIIPAGTWHNLINTGHKPIKLYSIYAPPEHPFGTVHRTKAEAAEEHHY